The Achromobacter deleyi region CACTGGCTGGGCTTTGACTGGAAGGCCGACAACGGCCAGGAAAACCTGTACTTCGCCAGCGATTACTTCGGCTACATGTACGAGTTCGCCGAAGCGCTGGTGGAAGCCGGCCACGCCTACGTGGACGAGCAAAGCGCCGACGAGATCCGCGCCAACCGCGGCACGCTGACCGAACCCGGCACCGACTCGCCCTGGCGCAACCGCCCGGCCGCGGAGTCGATCGCGCTGCTGCGCGAAATGCGCGACGGCAAGCACCCCGACGGCAGCCTGGTGCTGCGCGCGAAGATCAACATGGCTTCGCCCAACATCAACCTGCGCGACCCGGTCATGTACCGCGTGCGCCACGCCACCCATCACCGCACCGGCAACCAGTGGTGCATCTACCCGATGTACAGCTGGGCGCACCCGGTGGAAGACGCCCTGGAAGGCATCACGCACAGCGTCTGCACGCTGGAATTCGAAGACCAGCGCCCGTTCTACGACTGGATCCTCACGCGCCTGGCCGAACTCGGCAAGCTGGCCGCGCCGCTGCCGCACCAATATGAGTTCGCCCGCCTGAACCTGAGCTATGTCGTCACCAGCAAGCGCAAGCTGCTGCAGCTGGTGCGCGAAGGCCATGTGGACGGCTGGGACGATCCGCGCATGCCGACCATCTTCGGCCTGCGCCGCCGCGGCTATACGCCGGCCTCGATCCGCCTGTTCTGCGACCGCACCGCCGTGTCCAAGTCCGATTCGCGCATCGACTACAGCCTGCTGGAGCAGGCCGTGCGCGACGACCTGGACCCGATCGCCGCCCGCTCGGTGGCGGTGCTGGACCCGATCAAGCTGATCATCACCAACTACCCCGAAGGCCAGACCGAAGCCTGCACCGCGCCGCGCAACCCGCACGACCCGGAAGCCGGCGTCCGCGAATTCCCGCTGTCGCGCGAGCTGTGGATCGAACGCGACGACTTCCGCGAAGAAGCGCCCAAGAAGTATTTCCGCCTGTTCCCCGGCAACACCGTGCGCCTGAAGTACGGCTACGTGGTGCGCTGCACCGGCTTCACCAAGAACGAAGCCGGCGAAGTCGTCGAGGTCCATGCCGAGTACCTCCCGGACACCAAGAGCGGCACGCCGGGCGCCGACAGCGTCAAGGTCAAGGGCAACATCACCTGGGTCAGCGCGGCCCACGCGGTGCCCGCCCAGATCCACCTGTACGACCGCCTGTTCGCCGACGCGCGTCCCGATGGCGGCGACAAGGACTTCCTGGCCTGCCTGAACCCGAATTCCAAGCAGACCGTCACGGCCTGGCTGGAACCGGGCACCGTGGCCACCCCTGGCGCCACCTGGCAGTTCGAACGCCTG contains the following coding sequences:
- a CDS encoding glutamine--tRNA ligase/YqeY domain fusion protein; this translates as MTTATTPTPAASNFLLNIVQDDLEANRFQGKRWAGKPGPAALQQQGEADPARIRTRFPPEPNGYLHIGHAKSICVNFGLARDFGGVCHLRFDDTNPEKEDQEYVDAIIEAVHWLGFDWKADNGQENLYFASDYFGYMYEFAEALVEAGHAYVDEQSADEIRANRGTLTEPGTDSPWRNRPAAESIALLREMRDGKHPDGSLVLRAKINMASPNINLRDPVMYRVRHATHHRTGNQWCIYPMYSWAHPVEDALEGITHSVCTLEFEDQRPFYDWILTRLAELGKLAAPLPHQYEFARLNLSYVVTSKRKLLQLVREGHVDGWDDPRMPTIFGLRRRGYTPASIRLFCDRTAVSKSDSRIDYSLLEQAVRDDLDPIAARSVAVLDPIKLIITNYPEGQTEACTAPRNPHDPEAGVREFPLSRELWIERDDFREEAPKKYFRLFPGNTVRLKYGYVVRCTGFTKNEAGEVVEVHAEYLPDTKSGTPGADSVKVKGNITWVSAAHAVPAQIHLYDRLFADARPDGGDKDFLACLNPNSKQTVTAWLEPGTVATPGATWQFERLGYFTADLKDSSEQAPVLNRIVTLRDSWAQG